One segment of Geminicoccaceae bacterium DNA contains the following:
- a CDS encoding NAD(P)-dependent oxidoreductase has protein sequence MQSSGVVRIGVIGTGFVSRHFTMELHHRKEYALSRVLTRRPVESCADFPFRDALTGSLNELIDNSDIIFECTGDVLHATETVEAALAAGKPVLTLNPEFHVTTGSYFVNRGFLTEADGDQPGCQASLFEEAAAMGFEPIVLGNMKGFLNRHPTPEDMKFWAGKQGISMPMVTSFTDGTKMQVEQALVGNFFGFDIARNELIGPETDDLKEVSQILGDAAAELGRPITDYVVSRKLPHGVFIVARHKDEQIDALRYLKMGDGPYYTLIRNNIFVHLEVFRTLERMIKLKTPLLHNHATPSISVAAVAKRDLQPGERVDRGCGSFEMRGICVRMRENRGHLPIGLAEQLTMKRRIEKDQIIGLDDVELPETRALEVWKEIENGALAEPKAA, from the coding sequence ATGCAGAGTTCTGGAGTTGTACGTATCGGCGTGATTGGAACGGGCTTCGTGTCCCGGCATTTCACCATGGAATTGCATCACCGCAAGGAATATGCCCTTTCGCGGGTCCTCACCCGGCGGCCGGTCGAAAGCTGCGCCGACTTTCCCTTCAGGGATGCGCTGACGGGATCGCTGAACGAACTCATCGACAACAGCGACATCATCTTCGAATGCACCGGGGACGTCCTGCATGCGACAGAGACCGTCGAAGCCGCCCTGGCAGCGGGCAAGCCCGTCCTGACACTCAATCCCGAATTCCATGTCACCACCGGCTCCTATTTCGTCAACAGGGGTTTCCTTACCGAAGCGGATGGAGACCAGCCCGGCTGCCAGGCGTCCCTGTTCGAGGAAGCGGCCGCCATGGGCTTCGAACCGATCGTGCTCGGCAACATGAAGGGCTTCCTCAATCGCCATCCCACGCCCGAGGACATGAAGTTCTGGGCCGGCAAGCAGGGCATCAGCATGCCCATGGTGACCTCTTTCACCGATGGCACCAAAATGCAGGTGGAACAGGCCCTCGTCGGCAATTTCTTTGGCTTCGACATCGCCCGCAACGAGCTCATCGGCCCGGAAACCGACGATCTCAAGGAGGTTTCGCAGATCCTCGGCGACGCCGCCGCCGAACTCGGCCGTCCGATCACCGACTACGTCGTGTCCCGCAAGCTGCCCCACGGCGTGTTCATCGTCGCCCGGCACAAGGATGAGCAAATCGACGCACTTCGCTATCTCAAGATGGGTGACGGACCGTACTATACGCTCATCCGCAACAACATCTTCGTCCATCTGGAGGTCTTCAGGACGCTCGAACGCATGATCAAACTGAAGACTCCCCTATTGCACAATCATGCGACCCCCTCTATTTCCGTTGCGGCCGTCGCGAAGAGAGATCTTCAGCCCGGGGAGCGGGTGGATCGCGGTTGTGGAAGTTTCGAGATGCGGGGCATCTGCGTGCGCATGCGGGAGAACCGGGGACATCTCCCGATCGGTCTGGCCGAGCAGCTCACGATGAAGCGGCGCATTGAAAAGGATCAGATCATCGGCCTCGACGATGTCGAGCTGCCGGAGACCCGGGCCCTTGAGGTTTGGAAAGAGATCGAGAACGGTGCATTGGCCGAGCCCAAGGCGGCTTGA
- the infA gene encoding translation initiation factor IF-1, whose protein sequence is MAKEDLIEFNGTVTEVLPNAMFRVKLENEHEILAHTSGRMRKNRIRVLTGDRVTVEMTPYDLTRGRITYRFK, encoded by the coding sequence TTGGCGAAAGAGGATCTCATCGAGTTCAACGGCACGGTCACGGAGGTGCTGCCCAACGCCATGTTTCGGGTGAAGCTCGAGAACGAACACGAAATCCTGGCCCATACTTCGGGCAGGATGCGCAAGAACCGTATCCGTGTTCTCACCGGCGACCGGGTGACGGTCGAGATGACGCCCTATGATCTGACACGCGGTCGGATCACCTATCGTTTCAAATAG
- the maf gene encoding septum formation protein Maf — MTANTPLVLASSSPRRLDLLRQIGVVPAEVVSPDIDETPGVRELPRDHALRLALEKARAVVSARRDRDGPPSAVLAADTVVAMGRRILPKADDAPTARQCLERLSGRRHRVFGGVALIGVNGGERTKLVQTIVHVRRLDRGDIDRYIEAGDWQGKAGGYAIQGAAAAFVPRINGSYSNVVGLPLFETAGLLRWAGVVP, encoded by the coding sequence TTGACTGCCAACACTCCTCTCGTCCTGGCCTCCTCCTCGCCAAGGCGGCTGGACCTGCTGCGGCAGATCGGCGTGGTACCTGCCGAAGTCGTTTCGCCGGATATCGACGAAACACCCGGTGTGCGGGAGCTCCCCCGAGACCATGCCTTGCGGCTGGCGCTGGAAAAGGCGAGGGCGGTCGTGTCAGCCCGCAGGGATCGTGACGGACCGCCGTCGGCCGTTCTCGCTGCGGATACGGTGGTGGCCATGGGCAGGCGCATCCTGCCAAAGGCCGACGATGCCCCGACCGCCCGCCAGTGTCTGGAACGCTTGTCCGGCCGGCGTCACCGGGTCTTCGGCGGTGTCGCCCTGATCGGCGTCAATGGTGGGGAGCGTACGAAGCTGGTACAGACCATCGTCCATGTGCGCCGACTGGATCGGGGCGACATCGACCGTTACATCGAAGCGGGGGACTGGCAGGGCAAGGCCGGCGGCTATGCCATTCAGGGAGCCGCCGCGGCCTTCGTTCCGAGGATCAACGGGTCCTACAGCAATGTTGTCGGGCTGCCACTGTTCGAAACGGCGGGATTGTTGCGCTGGGCAGGAGTTGTCCCGTGA
- a CDS encoding ribonuclease E/G: MSELRLVLERRQDGGVDAAIVEDDRLVDLQRSPSADEVGERLFAARVSRLDRHLAGAFVDIGSAWPEAFILARDARYLGSGREGRKRSAEGQKGRGPSSAALQEGQRLIVQGRREADGDKGPRVTAAIQVRGRYLVYQPHGRELTLSPRIRGRQRDEMSERCARFHSDGGLIVRRLAVDASDDELAGEVQQLSSFWTKAEAGALAKGASTGGIAEPFDEFEILFWHLLDHRFAEIGIADDGLFTRCRKIVELLPEGEQPELVRLAADRPAFAQTGVNAEIEQAFASELPLAGGGRLIIEQTAACVAIDVDGGGRAALDVDIEAAGEIGRQLRLRNLGGTIIVDFVDLPTKPQRQRLDEALRRSVRGDPSPVQIFPMSPLGIVQLSRARRGGSPLDRRTAVCPACSGSGRIAR; encoded by the coding sequence GTGAGCGAATTGCGGCTGGTGCTGGAAAGACGCCAGGATGGTGGCGTCGATGCGGCGATCGTCGAGGACGATCGATTGGTCGACCTCCAGCGGAGCCCGTCCGCGGATGAGGTTGGGGAGCGGCTATTTGCCGCACGCGTGAGCCGTCTCGACCGGCATCTCGCAGGCGCGTTCGTCGATATCGGATCGGCCTGGCCGGAAGCGTTCATCCTGGCCCGCGATGCCCGCTATCTGGGCAGTGGACGCGAGGGGCGCAAGCGGTCCGCGGAGGGGCAGAAAGGACGCGGCCCGTCTTCGGCAGCGTTGCAGGAGGGACAGCGGCTCATCGTCCAGGGACGGCGCGAGGCCGACGGCGACAAGGGACCGCGCGTGACGGCGGCCATTCAGGTCAGGGGGCGGTATCTCGTCTACCAGCCGCATGGGCGGGAACTCACCCTCAGTCCGCGGATCAGGGGACGTCAGCGTGATGAGATGAGCGAACGCTGTGCCCGGTTCCACAGCGATGGCGGGTTGATCGTTCGCCGGCTGGCCGTGGATGCCAGCGACGATGAACTTGCCGGCGAAGTTCAGCAATTGTCATCCTTCTGGACGAAGGCGGAAGCGGGGGCACTGGCCAAGGGTGCATCCACCGGCGGGATTGCCGAGCCTTTCGACGAGTTCGAAATATTGTTCTGGCACCTGCTCGATCACCGCTTTGCCGAGATCGGGATCGCCGATGACGGCCTGTTCACGCGCTGTCGCAAGATCGTCGAGTTGCTGCCGGAGGGGGAACAGCCGGAACTCGTCCGGCTCGCAGCCGATCGTCCGGCCTTCGCTCAGACCGGCGTGAATGCGGAGATAGAACAGGCGTTCGCCAGTGAATTGCCCCTTGCGGGAGGTGGGCGCCTGATCATCGAGCAGACGGCGGCCTGCGTTGCCATCGACGTCGATGGCGGCGGGCGGGCTGCTCTCGACGTGGACATCGAAGCGGCGGGAGAGATCGGCAGGCAGCTTCGCCTGCGCAATCTCGGCGGCACCATCATCGTCGACTTTGTCGACCTGCCCACGAAGCCCCAGCGTCAGCGGCTGGATGAAGCCCTGCGCCGGTCCGTGCGCGGTGATCCGTCGCCGGTGCAGATCTTCCCCATGTCTCCCCTGGGGATTGTCCAGCTCAGCCGTGCACGTCGCGGCGGAAGCCCGCTCGATCGGCGTACGGCCGTCTGTCCTGCCTGTTCCGGAAGCGGCAGGATTGCACGATGA
- the yacG gene encoding DNA gyrase inhibitor YacG produces the protein MTKPKPAAIQVRNGKVLRCPLCGRPRDEAFRPFCSARCRDVDLAKWLDGSYAVAAVESGDDNDGEA, from the coding sequence ATGACGAAGCCGAAGCCAGCCGCCATCCAGGTGCGCAATGGCAAGGTGTTGCGCTGTCCGCTTTGCGGCAGGCCCCGCGACGAGGCCTTCCGCCCGTTCTGTTCGGCCCGGTGCCGCGATGTCGATCTCGCGAAATGGCTGGATGGCAGTTACGCCGTTGCGGCGGTCGAAAGTGGCGATGACAACGACGGGGAAGCCTGA
- a CDS encoding SDR family oxidoreductase, with protein MSVYASYPSLKGRSVLVTGGGSGIGASIVECFCEQGSKVAFIDFDAGASKATVDAVAAKFDNRPLFLEADLRDIEALRSSVKEAAGAHGPITVLINNAARDDRHKFDEVTPEYWDERIALNLKHQFFAAQAVHPMMKAAGGGAIVNMGSTSWMVGQGGMHGYTASKSGVVGLTRGMARDFGEDNIRVNSVAPGWIMTQRQKDLWLNPESEAELMRRQCLKRHLTPEDIARVVLFFASDDSGCMTNQTYVADGGWV; from the coding sequence ATGTCCGTCTATGCGTCCTATCCGAGCCTCAAGGGGCGCTCGGTTCTCGTCACCGGCGGCGGTTCCGGCATCGGTGCATCGATTGTCGAGTGCTTCTGCGAACAGGGCAGCAAGGTCGCCTTCATCGATTTCGACGCCGGCGCCTCGAAGGCAACGGTCGACGCCGTGGCGGCGAAATTCGACAACAGGCCCTTGTTCCTCGAAGCGGATCTTCGCGACATCGAGGCCTTGCGTTCGAGCGTGAAGGAGGCTGCCGGCGCCCACGGTCCTATCACCGTCCTGATCAACAACGCTGCCCGGGATGATCGTCACAAGTTCGACGAGGTTACCCCTGAATACTGGGACGAGCGTATCGCGCTCAACCTCAAGCATCAGTTCTTCGCCGCCCAGGCTGTCCATCCGATGATGAAGGCGGCCGGCGGCGGGGCGATCGTCAACATGGGGTCGACCAGTTGGATGGTCGGGCAGGGCGGCATGCACGGCTACACCGCCAGCAAGTCCGGTGTGGTTGGTCTCACCCGGGGAATGGCCCGCGATTTCGGCGAAGACAACATCCGCGTCAATTCGGTTGCGCCTGGCTGGATCATGACCCAGCGGCAGAAGGATCTGTGGCTCAATCCCGAAAGCGAGGCAGAACTGATGCGGCGGCAGTGCCTGAAGCGGCACCTGACACCTGAAGATATTGCCCGTGTGGTTCTGTTCTTCGCATCGGATGACAGCGGTTGCATGACCAACCAGACCTACGTCGCCGATGGCGGCTGGGTCTGA
- the mscL gene encoding large conductance mechanosensitive channel protein MscL: MLKEFKEFALKGNVLDMAVGIIIGAAFTTIVTSLVDDILMPPIGVLMGGIDFSSYFINLSGQDVASLAAARNEGLPVIAYGNFINAVIKFVIVAFALFLVIKNVNKLKSMMEREEEKATEIAPPPRNEILLEEIRDAIRARN; this comes from the coding sequence ATGCTCAAGGAATTCAAGGAATTCGCCCTCAAGGGCAATGTGCTCGACATGGCGGTCGGTATCATCATCGGGGCCGCCTTCACCACGATCGTGACATCGCTGGTCGATGATATTCTCATGCCGCCGATTGGTGTCCTCATGGGCGGCATCGATTTTTCCAGCTACTTCATAAATCTGTCGGGGCAGGACGTCGCGTCGCTGGCCGCCGCCAGGAATGAGGGCCTGCCGGTCATCGCCTACGGCAATTTCATCAATGCGGTCATCAAGTTCGTGATCGTCGCCTTTGCGCTGTTCCTTGTCATCAAGAACGTCAACAAGCTCAAGTCGATGATGGAGCGGGAGGAAGAAAAGGCGACCGAGATCGCTCCGCCGCCGCGCAACGAAATCCTGCTTGAGGAAATCCGCGACGCCATCCGCGCACGCAACTGA
- a CDS encoding Gfo/Idh/MocA family oxidoreductase — MRWGLVGASRIAANHVIDAIRAQDGQEIVSVLSSDAGRGREYARERGIPRSTTALDEILSDPEIGAVYISTTNEKHHPQAIAAIDAGKHVLCEKPLAMTVAEAVGMVRAAADKGVVLATNHHLRNAGSHMAIRQLIREGRIGDVLSVRIFHAVHLPAELQGWRISDAAAGGGVIPDITVHDADTVRFYLDEDPVEVVARSVASGMGQGVEDSAMSLWSMPSGAMVQAHESFTHPFAGTGIEVHGTKGSIFGREVMTQRPVGEIWLVDGTGRHPIPFSDHDLYHRSLGEFTKAVRGHGKPAADGVDGVKSLAVALAVRAAAGSGRATTIDYGGI, encoded by the coding sequence ATGCGCTGGGGGTTGGTTGGAGCCAGCAGGATTGCCGCGAACCATGTCATCGACGCCATCCGTGCCCAGGATGGGCAGGAGATTGTCAGCGTTCTCAGTTCGGATGCGGGTCGCGGCAGGGAATATGCGCGCGAGCGCGGTATTCCACGGAGCACGACGGCATTGGATGAAATCCTGTCGGATCCGGAGATCGGGGCCGTCTATATCTCGACGACCAACGAGAAGCATCATCCGCAGGCCATTGCGGCGATCGACGCGGGCAAGCATGTGTTGTGTGAGAAGCCGCTGGCGATGACGGTGGCCGAAGCGGTCGGGATGGTTCGTGCAGCGGCGGACAAGGGCGTCGTTCTCGCCACCAATCATCATCTGCGCAATGCCGGTTCGCACATGGCGATCCGGCAGCTGATCCGCGAGGGGCGTATTGGTGATGTTCTCAGTGTGCGGATCTTCCACGCCGTGCACCTTCCTGCCGAACTGCAGGGCTGGCGGATCAGCGACGCCGCTGCGGGAGGCGGGGTGATCCCCGATATCACCGTGCACGATGCCGATACGGTGCGTTTTTATCTCGACGAGGACCCGGTCGAGGTGGTGGCGCGGTCCGTGGCATCCGGAATGGGGCAGGGCGTGGAGGACAGTGCGATGTCGCTCTGGTCCATGCCCTCGGGAGCAATGGTGCAGGCGCACGAGAGTTTCACCCATCCCTTTGCGGGAACCGGTATCGAGGTGCATGGAACGAAGGGGTCGATCTTCGGCCGCGAGGTGATGACGCAGAGGCCGGTGGGCGAGATCTGGCTCGTCGATGGCACAGGTCGTCATCCGATACCGTTCTCCGATCACGATCTTTATCATCGTTCGCTCGGTGAATTCACCAAAGCCGTCAGGGGGCACGGCAAACCTGCGGCCGATGGCGTGGACGGGGTCAAGTCTCTGGCGGTGGCGCTGGCCGTCAGGGCTGCCGCCGGCAGCGGCAGGGCCACGACCATCGACTATGGAGGAATCTGA
- a CDS encoding acyl CoA:acetate/3-ketoacid CoA transferase: MTKVVTAAEAVARIADRSTVTVSSSSGLGCPDHVLAAIGERFEKEGHPRNLTTLHPIAAGDMYGIKGVDHIARDGLLETVIAGSYPSGPSLLPMPEIWRMLVENRVAAYNVPSGILFDMHRETAARRPGVLTKVGLDTFVDPLRQGCAMNDRAAARPIVSRVEFNGDIWLHFPNIVADVAIIRATTADESGNLTYEHEGAYLGGLEQAIAVRNHGGLVIAQVKRVTAAGSLRPHDVRVPSHLVDLVVVDPGQRQTTETDYDPAISGQIMRPWSSFRLAPHGIEKVVARRAAMELRRGQTANLGFGVSAMVPRILLEAGHPQAVTWAIEQGATGGMPLTDFAFGCASNADAYMPSPQQFIYFQGAGFDVSFLSFLEIDTEGNVNVSKLGKKPYLTAGCGGFVDITAHARKIVFSGLFEAGADLDLGENALTVRKPGRFTKMVDEVEHVTFSGRRAREQGQEILYVTERCVIRLERDGLVATEIMPGIDAARDIAEASKGRVRIAENAVTMPVALLSTRALELDL, translated from the coding sequence ATGACCAAGGTCGTGACGGCCGCCGAAGCAGTAGCCCGCATCGCCGACCGCAGCACGGTCACCGTCTCCTCGTCATCGGGGCTCGGTTGCCCCGATCATGTGCTGGCGGCCATCGGCGAGCGCTTCGAGAAGGAGGGGCATCCACGGAACCTGACCACCCTGCATCCGATCGCTGCCGGTGACATGTACGGTATCAAGGGTGTGGATCATATCGCCCGGGACGGACTGCTGGAGACGGTCATCGCCGGGTCCTATCCGAGCGGTCCGTCATTGCTGCCGATGCCGGAGATCTGGCGGATGCTGGTGGAGAACAGGGTCGCGGCGTATAATGTGCCATCCGGTATCCTTTTCGACATGCATCGTGAAACGGCGGCAAGGCGACCGGGGGTGCTGACGAAGGTCGGTCTGGACACTTTTGTCGATCCTCTCCGTCAGGGTTGCGCGATGAATGACCGTGCCGCAGCAAGGCCGATCGTGTCGCGGGTCGAATTCAACGGCGATATTTGGCTGCATTTTCCCAATATCGTTGCGGATGTGGCGATCATTCGCGCGACCACTGCCGATGAGAGCGGCAACCTCACCTACGAGCACGAGGGGGCCTATCTGGGAGGGCTCGAACAGGCGATCGCGGTGCGCAATCACGGTGGTCTGGTCATAGCCCAGGTCAAGCGTGTCACGGCAGCGGGGTCACTGCGTCCCCACGATGTCCGGGTGCCCAGCCATCTGGTCGATCTCGTGGTGGTCGATCCCGGTCAGAGACAGACCACGGAGACCGACTACGACCCTGCGATTTCAGGCCAGATCATGCGCCCATGGTCGAGCTTCAGGCTTGCTCCGCACGGTATCGAGAAGGTCGTGGCGCGTCGGGCGGCCATGGAACTGCGTCGTGGCCAGACGGCCAATCTCGGTTTCGGCGTCTCGGCCATGGTCCCGCGCATCCTGCTGGAAGCCGGGCATCCGCAGGCCGTCACCTGGGCGATCGAACAGGGTGCCACCGGTGGCATGCCGTTGACGGATTTTGCCTTCGGTTGCGCATCCAATGCCGACGCCTACATGCCGTCGCCGCAGCAGTTCATCTATTTCCAGGGCGCCGGATTCGACGTCTCGTTCCTGTCGTTTCTCGAAATCGACACCGAGGGCAATGTGAATGTGTCGAAACTTGGCAAGAAGCCCTATCTGACTGCCGGTTGCGGGGGGTTCGTGGACATTACTGCCCATGCGAGGAAGATTGTCTTTTCGGGACTGTTCGAGGCCGGTGCCGATCTCGATCTCGGCGAGAACGCGCTCACGGTCAGGAAGCCGGGCAGGTTCACCAAGATGGTCGACGAGGTCGAGCATGTGACCTTCTCCGGCAGGCGTGCACGCGAGCAGGGGCAGGAAATCCTCTATGTCACCGAGCGTTGCGTGATCCGCCTCGAACGCGACGGGCTTGTTGCGACCGAGATCATGCCGGGCATCGATGCTGCCCGCGATATCGCCGAGGCGTCGAAGGGCAGGGTGAGGATTGCCGAAAATGCGGTGACCATGCCGGTGGCCCTGCTTTCGACCCGGGCGCTGGAGCTGGACCTTTGA
- a CDS encoding enoyl-CoA hydratase/isomerase family protein, translated as MSALHLLRDGPIAELRLDNPARLNAFTMAMLDALEAHCAAIERDPYIRAVIVTAEGDRAFCAGADIREWSSLSGAEFARHWIRDGHRIFDRLARLCRPTIAAIQGHAFGGGLEFAATCDIRVMAPLATLGLPETGVGIVPGWSGTQRLTRLLPEPVVKEMALFGRRIPAARAHALGFVAEVADDARDVARQMAHRLAATSPRATEAAKYMIHAAVGEDRAAMVETLGGGLVASTADMAEGVAAFKGKRQPVFTGE; from the coding sequence TTGAGCGCGCTGCATCTGCTCAGGGATGGCCCGATTGCCGAATTGCGGCTGGACAATCCCGCCAGGTTGAATGCGTTCACCATGGCGATGCTGGACGCACTCGAAGCGCATTGCGCGGCCATCGAGCGCGATCCGTACATCCGTGCGGTGATCGTCACCGCCGAGGGTGACCGGGCATTCTGCGCCGGGGCAGACATCCGCGAATGGTCGAGCCTGAGCGGTGCCGAGTTCGCCCGGCACTGGATTCGTGATGGCCACCGCATCTTCGACCGTCTCGCCCGACTCTGCCGGCCGACCATCGCGGCGATACAGGGCCATGCGTTCGGAGGCGGTCTGGAATTCGCGGCCACCTGCGACATCCGCGTGATGGCGCCACTGGCGACGCTGGGCCTGCCGGAGACAGGCGTCGGCATCGTGCCGGGCTGGTCCGGCACCCAGCGGCTGACCCGGCTCCTGCCCGAACCCGTCGTCAAGGAAATGGCCCTCTTCGGCCGACGGATTCCGGCCGCGCGCGCCCATGCCCTGGGCTTTGTCGCGGAAGTCGCCGATGATGCGCGCGATGTGGCCCGGCAGATGGCCCACAGGCTTGCGGCAACCTCGCCGCGGGCCACGGAGGCGGCGAAATACATGATCCATGCCGCTGTCGGCGAGGATCGCGCGGCCATGGTCGAAACGCTGGGCGGCGGACTTGTGGCATCCACGGCCGACATGGCCGAGGGGGTGGCCGCCTTCAAGGGCAAGCGCCAGCCGGTTTTCACTGGTGAATGA
- a CDS encoding carbohydrate ABC transporter substrate-binding protein translates to MRNLLKTMTAVAALVAGTGVARANDVEVLHWWTSGGEAAALNVLKDDLQQQGIGWEDMPVAGGGGTQAMTVLRARVTSGNPPTAVQMLGFDIIDWAKEGALANLNPIAEANGWNDVVPAALQKFSTYDGKWVAAPVNVHSTNWVWSNKALMDELGIEQPQTWDDFVAALQKVKDSGHVALAHGGQAWQDATLFDAVAMSTGGPEFYQKAFIDLDTGTLGSDTMKEVFDRMTTLRGFVDDNFSGRDWNLATAMVINGEAGFQMMGDWAKGEFLNAGKKPGEDFLCYRFPGTQQQVTFNSDQFAMFKQGDEVSPEQAALATAILSPGFQIAFNKVKGSVPARTDLDVGELDACGQQGYGEYKAAAGSGNLFGSMAHGHANPASVKNAMYDVITAQFNGEYDSETAVQELVSAVEIAQ, encoded by the coding sequence ATGCGAAATCTGTTGAAGACGATGACGGCGGTTGCCGCACTTGTGGCAGGTACGGGGGTGGCCCGGGCCAATGATGTCGAGGTCTTGCACTGGTGGACGTCCGGCGGAGAGGCCGCGGCACTGAACGTGCTCAAGGATGATCTCCAACAGCAGGGTATCGGCTGGGAGGACATGCCGGTTGCCGGCGGCGGCGGCACGCAGGCGATGACCGTATTGCGGGCTCGCGTCACCAGCGGCAACCCTCCGACCGCCGTGCAGATGCTGGGGTTCGACATCATCGACTGGGCGAAGGAGGGGGCGTTGGCCAATCTCAACCCGATCGCCGAGGCCAATGGCTGGAATGATGTCGTCCCTGCCGCCTTGCAGAAATTCTCGACCTATGACGGAAAGTGGGTCGCGGCACCGGTCAATGTCCACTCGACCAACTGGGTCTGGTCCAACAAGGCGCTGATGGACGAGCTGGGCATCGAGCAGCCGCAGACCTGGGACGACTTCGTCGCCGCCCTGCAGAAGGTCAAGGATTCGGGACATGTGGCTTTGGCCCATGGTGGCCAGGCGTGGCAGGATGCGACTCTCTTCGATGCGGTGGCGATGTCCACCGGCGGACCCGAATTCTACCAGAAGGCCTTCATCGACCTCGATACCGGCACGCTCGGTTCGGACACCATGAAGGAGGTCTTCGACCGCATGACGACCCTGCGCGGTTTCGTTGATGACAATTTCTCCGGCCGCGACTGGAATCTCGCCACCGCCATGGTGATCAATGGCGAGGCCGGCTTCCAGATGATGGGTGACTGGGCCAAGGGGGAATTCCTCAACGCGGGAAAGAAGCCCGGTGAGGACTTCCTGTGCTACCGCTTCCCCGGCACCCAGCAGCAGGTGACCTTCAATTCCGACCAGTTCGCCATGTTCAAGCAGGGCGATGAGGTATCGCCCGAGCAGGCTGCCCTTGCCACCGCCATCCTGTCTCCCGGCTTCCAGATCGCGTTCAACAAGGTCAAGGGCTCGGTGCCTGCCCGCACCGATCTGGATGTGGGCGAACTCGATGCCTGCGGCCAGCAGGGCTACGGGGAATACAAGGCCGCGGCGGGCAGTGGCAACCTGTTCGGTTCGATGGCGCATGGCCATGCGAACCCGGCCTCGGTCAAGAACGCGATGTACGATGTGATCACGGCGCAATTCAATGGCGAGTACGACAGCGAGACGGCTGTCCAGGAACTCGTCTCGGCGGTCGAGATCGCCCAATAG
- a CDS encoding sugar ABC transporter permease, which yields MSLTETAVREGPGDRLRDALPRLVLSPSVAIVAIFVYGFILFTFYLSFTDSRILPSYGWVGWKNFENLFRIRAWNIAVTNLVIFGVLYIVICCALGLLLAILLDQKIRAEGFIRTIYLYPMALSFIVTGVAWKWFLDPGIGLEAVMRSWGWESFMFNWIKDGEMAIYTIVIAAVWQTSGFVMAMFLAGLRGIDGEMLKAAQIDGASTLALYRRIVIPQLRPAFMSAFVVLAHMAIKSYDLVIALTGGGPGTATEVPATFMYSYTFSRNQMGIGAASAVIMMMTIAAIIVPYLWSELREKK from the coding sequence ATGTCCTTGACCGAAACGGCGGTCCGCGAAGGTCCGGGCGACCGGTTGCGCGACGCCCTGCCCAGGCTCGTCTTGAGTCCGAGTGTCGCCATCGTCGCGATATTCGTCTACGGGTTCATCCTCTTCACCTTCTATCTCTCCTTTACCGACAGCAGGATCCTTCCCAGCTATGGCTGGGTCGGCTGGAAGAATTTCGAAAATCTCTTCCGGATCCGTGCGTGGAACATCGCCGTCACCAACCTCGTCATCTTCGGCGTGCTCTATATCGTCATCTGCTGCGCCCTCGGGCTCCTGCTGGCGATCCTGCTCGATCAGAAGATCCGTGCCGAAGGGTTCATCCGGACCATCTACCTCTATCCCATGGCCCTGAGCTTCATCGTCACCGGTGTCGCATGGAAGTGGTTCCTCGATCCCGGTATCGGGCTGGAGGCCGTGATGCGCAGCTGGGGCTGGGAGAGCTTCATGTTCAACTGGATCAAGGATGGCGAGATGGCCATCTACACCATCGTCATCGCCGCGGTATGGCAGACCAGCGGTTTCGTCATGGCGATGTTCCTTGCCGGACTTCGCGGCATTGACGGCGAGATGCTGAAGGCGGCGCAGATCGACGGCGCCTCGACGCTGGCTCTCTATCGCCGGATCGTCATACCGCAGCTCCGGCCCGCGTTCATGTCGGCCTTCGTGGTTCTCGCGCACATGGCGATCAAGTCCTACGACCTGGTCATCGCGCTCACGGGCGGTGGTCCCGGCACGGCCACCGAGGTGCCGGCGACCTTCATGTACTCCTACACGTTCTCGCGCAACCAGATGGGTATCGGTGCCGCGTCGGCCGTCATCATGATGATGACGATCGCGGCCATCATCGTGCCCTATCTGTGGTCCGAGTTGCGGGAGAAAAAGTGA